TCGGTCGCCATCCCCAAGGATGCGCAGGTGATCGACCTGTCGTTGCTGACCGTGTTACCGGGCCTCGTGGATGCGCACAACCACCTGGCGCTCACGTACAAGGACGTGCCGGAGCGCAACAGCTACTACATCACGACCATTCTCGACGACACGCCGCTCCGCGCGATTCAGGCCGTCTCCAACGGCATTCAGATGCTGTCGTCCGGATTCACGATTGTCCGTGACATGGGCAACAACGGCAAGTACGCTGATATCGCACTCCGCCGAGGGATTGAGCAGGGCCTCGTGCCCGGTCCGACCATCATTCCGTCGGGACTCATCATCAGCGGGATGGGCGGTCAGTTTTCTCCCAATCCTGAGATGGCCTTCGATCGGAAGATTGTGTACCCCGAGTATCTGGAAGCCGACACGCCGGACGAAATTGTCAAAGCGGTTCGGCAGAACGCATTGGTCGGTGCGCGGGTGATCAAGATCTGCGTGGACTGCAAGCTGTGGGGATACTCCACCGACGAGATCAAGCTGGTGATCCGTGAAGCGGCGAAGGCCGGTCTCAAGGTCGAGGGGCACGTGCAGTCCGTGGCCGGTGCACATCGTGCCGTCGATGCCGGGATCTGGTCGATTGCTCACGATAACGGCATGAACGACACGATTCACAAGATCATGGCGGAGAAGCGGATCTTTCGCGCGGGCACCGAGACGCCGCTCTCACTGGTTGGACACACCACCGAGGCGCGCTACGCGCAAACGGTGTTGATGCTGCGCAATGCGTGGGAGAACAAGGTACCGATCACCTTCTCCACCGATGCCGACTACTACGTGCCGGGCAAAACGCGTGGCGAGGTGGCCATCGAGTTCGTCGAGACGTGGAAGGCCGCCCGCATTCCGGCGCCTGACATTCTTCGCGCCATGACGACCACTGGCTATG
Above is a genomic segment from Gemmatimonas sp. containing:
- a CDS encoding amidohydrolase family protein — its product is MIRPHALRAVAALALAAFPLSAFPLRAQQAAAVASTAPIIAIKAGRLIDPATGTVALNQIILVQNRHFLAVGPSVAIPKDAQVIDLSLLTVLPGLVDAHNHLALTYKDVPERNSYYITTILDDTPLRAIQAVSNGIQMLSSGFTIVRDMGNNGKYADIALRRGIEQGLVPGPTIIPSGLIISGMGGQFSPNPEMAFDRKIVYPEYLEADTPDEIVKAVRQNALVGARVIKICVDCKLWGYSTDEIKLVIREAAKAGLKVEGHVQSVAGAHRAVDAGIWSIAHDNGMNDTIHKIMAEKRIFRAGTETPLSLVGHTTEARYAQTVLMLRNAWENKVPITFSTDADYYVPGKTRGEVAIEFVETWKAARIPAPDILRAMTTTGYEVSETTTTRGPIKPGMWADLIAVPGNPLQSIDALRNVKFVLKNGMVFKKDGVMTPEAFFNGGPVNGVNAR